One region of Streptomyces capillispiralis genomic DNA includes:
- a CDS encoding DUF721 domain-containing protein: MSQAGTPGSDGPKAPEPTGADLARVALHAARKAARARGDAAQQRKQARRGGLRSGARADRRDPMALGPAINRLLTERGWEAPAAVGGVMGRWPEIVGEDVAKHCEPERYDEDERVLVVRCDSTAWATNLRLLAPTLVARLNEDLGHGTVKLIKVIGPGGPARRFGPLRAPGSTGPGDTYG; this comes from the coding sequence ATGAGCCAGGCCGGGACGCCGGGGAGCGACGGCCCGAAGGCCCCCGAGCCCACCGGGGCCGATCTCGCGCGCGTGGCGCTGCACGCGGCCAGGAAGGCGGCACGCGCGCGTGGGGACGCGGCGCAGCAGAGGAAGCAGGCGCGGCGCGGCGGCCTGCGCTCCGGCGCGCGCGCCGACCGGCGCGACCCGATGGCGCTCGGTCCGGCGATCAACCGGCTGCTCACCGAGCGCGGCTGGGAGGCCCCGGCCGCGGTGGGCGGGGTGATGGGGCGCTGGCCCGAGATCGTCGGCGAGGACGTGGCCAAGCACTGCGAGCCGGAGCGTTACGACGAGGACGAGCGGGTGCTGGTCGTGCGCTGTGACTCGACGGCCTGGGCGACCAATCTGCGGCTGCTCGCGCCCACTCTGGTCGCACGCCTCAACGAGGACCTCGGCCACGGCACCGTGAAGCTGATCAAGGTGATCGGTCCCGGCGGTCCCGCCCGTCGCTTCGGGCCCCTGCGCGCCCCCGGAAGCACCGGTCCGGGGGACACATACGGGTGA
- the yidC gene encoding membrane protein insertase YidC has product MDTIASLFSFITTPVSWVIVQFHSVYGALFGPDTGWAWGLSIVSLVILIRICLIPLFVKQIKATRAMQTLQPEMKKIQERYKNDRQRQSEEMMKLYKETGTNPLSSCLPILAQSPFFFALYHVLNSIASNDTVGVINDRLLESAQKAHIFGAPLAAKFTDSSDKLEALNSSLTDVRIVTAIMIVLMSLSQFYTQRQLMTKNVDTTVKTPFMQQQKMLMYVFPVIFAVFGINFPVGVLVYWLTTNVWTMGQQMYVIHNNPTPGSKAQAAYLERLSKHVTRHGRTRNRRERAIVKAIVAKGRDRNEYERKFINGLNKAGLAAQTDGMVIKSEGTAAAQAEDGTPATTAASGPRRQQPKRQSKSQRQSGTAKAAGEPTSLTKSDEPQDDTKPAAAAKKGNAKPAGSTRSKAQSGQRKGPQRPKSPSKK; this is encoded by the coding sequence GTGGACACGATTGCCAGCCTCTTCAGCTTCATCACGACACCTGTGTCCTGGGTCATCGTCCAGTTCCACAGCGTGTACGGCGCCCTCTTCGGCCCTGACACCGGATGGGCCTGGGGCCTGTCCATCGTGTCCCTGGTGATCCTGATCCGTATCTGCCTGATCCCGCTCTTCGTGAAGCAGATCAAGGCGACGCGCGCGATGCAGACGCTCCAGCCGGAGATGAAGAAGATCCAGGAGCGCTACAAGAACGACCGGCAGCGCCAGTCCGAAGAGATGATGAAGCTGTACAAGGAGACGGGCACCAACCCGCTCTCCTCGTGCCTTCCCATCCTGGCGCAGTCGCCGTTCTTCTTCGCCCTGTACCACGTGCTCAACAGCATCGCGTCGAACGACACCGTCGGTGTGATCAACGACCGGCTGCTGGAGAGCGCCCAGAAGGCGCACATCTTCGGTGCCCCGCTCGCCGCGAAGTTCACGGACAGCTCGGACAAGCTCGAGGCGCTCAACTCCTCGCTGACCGATGTCCGCATCGTCACGGCGATCATGATCGTCCTGATGTCGCTGTCGCAGTTCTACACGCAGCGCCAGCTGATGACGAAGAACGTCGACACCACGGTGAAGACGCCGTTCATGCAGCAGCAGAAGATGCTGATGTACGTCTTCCCCGTCATCTTCGCCGTGTTCGGCATCAACTTCCCGGTCGGTGTCCTCGTCTACTGGCTGACCACCAACGTGTGGACCATGGGCCAGCAGATGTACGTCATCCACAACAACCCCACGCCGGGTTCCAAGGCCCAGGCCGCCTACCTGGAGCGCCTGTCCAAGCACGTCACCCGCCACGGCAGGACCCGCAACCGCCGTGAGCGCGCCATCGTCAAGGCGATCGTCGCGAAGGGCCGCGACCGCAACGAGTACGAGCGCAAGTTCATCAACGGCCTGAACAAGGCGGGACTCGCGGCTCAGACCGACGGCATGGTGATCAAGAGCGAGGGCACCGCCGCCGCGCAGGCCGAGGACGGCACGCCGGCCACCACCGCGGCCTCGGGCCCCAGGCGGCAGCAGCCCAAGCGGCAGAGCAAGTCCCAGCGCCAGTCCGGAACGGCCAAGGCGGCCGGGGAGCCGACCTCGCTGACCAAGTCCGACGAGCCCCAGGACGACACCAAGCCCGCTGCCGCTGCCAAGAAGGGCAACGCCAAGCCCGCCGGCAGCACGCGCAGCAAGGCCCAGTCCGGACAGCGCAAGGGCCCGCAGCGGCCCAAGTCCCCGTCCAAGAAGTAA
- the gnd gene encoding phosphogluconate dehydrogenase (NAD(+)-dependent, decarboxylating), producing the protein MELGLVGLGKMGGNMRERIRRAGHTVLGYDRNPDLADVHSLRELVDKLSGPRVVWVMVPAGEPTQSTIDELAELLEPGDVVVDGGNSRWTDDEKHAEELAAKGIGFVDCGVSGGVWGLENGYALMYGGDKENVAKVQPVFDALKPEGDFGSVHAGKVGAGHFAKMVHNGIEYAMMQAYAEGWELLEKVDSVTDVREVFRSWQEGTVIRSWLLDLAVNALDEDEHLDGLRGYAQDSGEGRWTVEAAIDNAVPLPAITASLFARFASRQEDSPQMKMIAALRNQFGGHAVEKK; encoded by the coding sequence ATGGAGCTCGGTCTCGTCGGCCTCGGCAAGATGGGCGGCAACATGCGCGAGCGGATCCGCCGCGCGGGCCACACCGTCCTCGGATACGACCGCAACCCGGACCTCGCCGACGTCCACAGCCTGCGGGAGCTTGTGGACAAGCTCAGCGGCCCCCGTGTGGTGTGGGTGATGGTCCCGGCCGGTGAGCCGACCCAGTCCACCATCGACGAGCTCGCCGAGCTGCTCGAGCCGGGTGACGTCGTCGTGGACGGCGGCAACTCCCGCTGGACCGACGACGAGAAGCACGCCGAGGAGCTGGCGGCCAAGGGCATCGGCTTCGTCGACTGCGGCGTCTCCGGCGGCGTCTGGGGCCTGGAGAACGGCTACGCGCTGATGTACGGCGGCGACAAGGAGAACGTCGCCAAGGTGCAGCCGGTCTTCGACGCCCTCAAGCCGGAGGGCGACTTCGGCTCGGTGCACGCCGGCAAGGTCGGCGCCGGGCACTTCGCGAAGATGGTCCACAACGGCATCGAGTACGCCATGATGCAGGCCTACGCCGAGGGCTGGGAGCTGCTCGAGAAGGTCGACTCGGTGACCGACGTCCGGGAGGTGTTCCGCTCCTGGCAGGAGGGCACCGTCATCCGCTCCTGGCTGCTGGACCTCGCGGTCAACGCCCTCGACGAGGACGAGCACCTGGACGGGCTCCGGGGTTATGCACAGGACTCCGGTGAGGGACGCTGGACTGTGGAGGCCGCCATCGACAACGCGGTCCCGCTGCCGGCGATCACCGCCTCGCTGTTCGCGCGGTTCGCCTCCCGTCAGGAGGACTCGCCGCAGATGAAGATGATCGCGGCGCTGCGCAACCAGTTCGGCGGCCACGCGGTCGAGAAGAAGTAG
- the dnaA gene encoding chromosomal replication initiator protein DnaA: protein MADVPADLAAVWPRVLEQLLGEGRGQGVEGKDEHWIRRCQPLALVADTALLAVPNEFAKGVLEGRLAPVVSESLSRECGRPIRIAITVDDTVGEPAAPPVPRAQPRYEEPELPAVRQDRPGRSDHHERHERQDRQDRQDRQDRQEREAYEGYDGGYGRHRADQQSGPAGDQLPTARPAYPSEYQRPEPGAWPRPAQDEYGWQQQRLGFPERDPYASPSQDGYGSQDAYGGQDGYGGPMQDYRPQPMDRPSYDQQRSDYDSPRGDYDQRDARRRELPEPPSGSGHVHRGGPVGPNLPTTGAPGPLAAQPAPATGPGEPTARLNPKYLFDTFVIGASNRFAHAAAVAVAEAPAKAYNPLFIYGESGLGKTHLLHAIGHYARSLYPGTRVRYVSSEEFTNEFINSIRDGKGDSFRKRYREMDILLVDDIQFLADKESTQEEFFHTFNTLHNANKQIVLSSDRPPKQLVTLEDRLRNRFEWGLITDVQPPELETRIAILRKKAVQEQLNAPPEVLEFIASRISRNIRELEGALIRVTAFASLNRQPVDLGLTEIVLKDLMPGGDDSAPEITSTAIMSATAAYFGLTVEDLCGTSRGRALVTARQIAMYLCRELTDLSLPKIGALFGGRDHTTVMHADRKIRNLMAERRSIYNQVTELTNRIKAG from the coding sequence GTGGCTGACGTACCTGCCGATCTTGCCGCAGTGTGGCCACGCGTACTGGAGCAGCTTCTCGGTGAGGGGCGCGGGCAGGGGGTCGAGGGCAAGGACGAGCACTGGATCCGCCGCTGCCAGCCGCTGGCCCTGGTCGCCGACACCGCCCTGCTCGCCGTACCGAACGAGTTCGCCAAGGGCGTGCTCGAAGGCCGCCTGGCCCCCGTCGTCAGCGAGAGCCTGAGCCGGGAGTGCGGTCGTCCGATCCGGATCGCGATCACCGTGGACGACACCGTCGGCGAGCCGGCGGCCCCGCCGGTGCCCCGGGCCCAGCCGCGCTACGAGGAGCCGGAGCTTCCGGCCGTCCGCCAGGACCGCCCCGGCCGCTCGGACCACCACGAGCGGCACGAACGACAGGACAGGCAGGACAGGCAGGACAGGCAGGACAGGCAGGAGCGCGAGGCGTACGAGGGGTACGACGGCGGCTACGGCCGTCACCGTGCCGATCAGCAGTCGGGTCCGGCCGGCGACCAGCTCCCCACCGCCCGCCCCGCCTACCCGTCGGAGTACCAGCGCCCGGAGCCCGGCGCCTGGCCGCGGCCGGCCCAGGACGAGTACGGCTGGCAGCAGCAGCGCCTCGGTTTTCCGGAGCGGGACCCCTACGCCTCGCCGTCGCAGGACGGATACGGCTCGCAGGACGCGTACGGCGGCCAGGACGGCTACGGCGGTCCCATGCAGGACTACCGCCCGCAGCCGATGGACCGACCGTCCTACGACCAGCAGCGCTCCGACTACGACAGTCCTCGGGGCGACTACGACCAGCGCGACGCCAGGCGCCGCGAGCTGCCCGAGCCGCCGTCCGGTTCCGGCCACGTCCACCGCGGCGGTCCCGTGGGCCCGAACCTGCCCACCACCGGCGCGCCCGGCCCGCTGGCCGCCCAGCCCGCGCCGGCGACCGGCCCCGGTGAGCCGACGGCGCGGCTGAACCCGAAGTACCTCTTCGACACCTTCGTCATCGGCGCGTCCAACCGCTTCGCCCACGCGGCCGCGGTCGCCGTCGCCGAGGCGCCGGCGAAGGCGTACAACCCGCTGTTCATCTACGGGGAGTCGGGGCTCGGCAAGACGCACCTGTTGCACGCGATCGGGCACTACGCGCGGAGCCTCTACCCGGGCACCCGCGTGCGGTACGTGAGCTCGGAGGAGTTCACCAACGAGTTCATCAACTCCATCCGCGACGGCAAGGGCGACAGCTTCCGCAAGCGCTACCGCGAGATGGACATCCTGCTCGTCGACGACATCCAGTTCCTGGCGGACAAGGAGTCGACGCAGGAGGAGTTCTTCCACACCTTCAACACGCTCCACAACGCCAACAAGCAGATCGTGCTGTCCAGCGACCGGCCGCCCAAGCAGCTGGTCACCCTGGAGGACCGGCTGCGGAACCGTTTCGAGTGGGGTCTGATCACCGACGTCCAGCCGCCGGAGCTGGAGACGCGCATCGCGATCCTGCGCAAGAAGGCGGTGCAGGAACAGCTCAACGCACCGCCGGAGGTACTGGAGTTCATCGCGTCCCGGATCTCGCGGAACATCCGTGAGCTGGAGGGCGCGCTGATCCGGGTGACGGCGTTCGCCTCGCTCAACCGGCAGCCGGTGGACCTGGGGCTGACGGAGATCGTCCTGAAGGACCTGATGCCCGGGGGCGACGACTCGGCTCCGGAGATCACCTCGACGGCCATCATGAGCGCGACCGCCGCCTACTTCGGCCTCACGGTCGAGGATCTGTGCGGCACCTCACGCGGGCGCGCGCTGGTGACCGCGCGGCAGATCGCCATGTACCTGTGCCGGGAGCTGACGGACCTGTCCCTGCCGAAGATCGGCGCGCTGTTCGGCGGCCGCGACCACACGACGGTCATGCACGCGGATCGCAAGATCCGCAATCTGATGGCCGAGCGCCGCTCCATCTACAACCAGGTCACCGAGCTCACCAACCGCATCAAGGCCGGCTGA
- the gyrB gene encoding DNA topoisomerase (ATP-hydrolyzing) subunit B has translation MADSGNPNENIPSTDTGVTDAASASTEEAAASYDASAITVLEGLDAVRKRPGMYIGSTGERGLHHLVQEVVDNSVDEALAGHADTIDVTILADGGVRVVDNGRGIPVGIVPSEGKPALEVVLTVLHAGGKFGGGGYAVSGGLHGVGVSVVNALSTRVAVEVKTDGHRWTQDYKLGVPTAPLAKHEATEETGTSVTFWADGDIFETTDYSFETLSRRFQEMAFLNKGLRINLTDERESAKATAGADEAGEDEKHEVKSASYHYEGGIVDFVKYLNSRKGDPVHPTVIDLEAEDKDRHLSLEVAMQWNGGYTEGVYSFANIIHTHEGGTHEEGFRAALTSLINKYARDKKLLREKDDNLTGDDIREGLTAIISVKLSEPQFEGQTKTKLGNTEVKTFVQKVVYEHLNDWLDRNPNEAADIVRKGIAAATARVAARKARDLTRRKGLLESASLPGKLSDCQSNDPTKCEIFIVEGDSAGGSAKSGRNPQYQAILPIRGKILNVEKARIDRILQNQEIQAMISAFGTGVHEDFDIEKLRYHKIILMADADVDGQHINTLLLTFLFRFMRPLVEAGHVYLSRPPLYKIKWGRDDFEYAYSDRERDALIEMGRNAGKRIREDSVQRFKGLGEMNAEELRITTMDQEHRVLGQVTLDDAAQADDLFSVLMGEDVEARRAFIQRNAKDVRFLDI, from the coding sequence GTGGCCGATTCCGGCAACCCCAACGAGAACATCCCGTCCACCGACACCGGCGTCACCGACGCGGCGAGCGCCTCGACCGAAGAGGCCGCCGCGTCGTACGACGCCAGTGCCATCACCGTCCTCGAGGGCCTGGACGCGGTCCGTAAGCGACCCGGTATGTACATCGGGTCGACCGGCGAGCGGGGACTGCACCACCTCGTGCAGGAGGTCGTCGACAACTCGGTCGACGAGGCGCTGGCCGGTCACGCGGACACCATCGACGTCACGATCCTGGCGGACGGCGGCGTCCGCGTCGTCGACAACGGCCGTGGCATCCCGGTGGGCATCGTCCCCTCCGAGGGCAAGCCCGCCCTCGAGGTCGTCCTGACCGTGCTGCACGCGGGCGGCAAGTTCGGTGGCGGCGGCTACGCGGTCTCCGGCGGTCTGCACGGCGTGGGCGTCTCCGTGGTCAACGCGCTGTCGACGCGGGTGGCCGTCGAGGTCAAGACCGACGGCCACCGCTGGACGCAGGACTACAAGCTGGGTGTCCCCACCGCGCCCCTGGCCAAGCACGAGGCCACCGAGGAGACCGGTACGTCGGTCACCTTCTGGGCCGACGGCGACATCTTCGAGACCACCGACTACTCCTTCGAGACGCTCTCGCGGCGCTTCCAGGAGATGGCGTTCCTCAACAAGGGCCTGCGGATCAACCTCACCGACGAGCGCGAGTCGGCGAAGGCCACCGCCGGTGCGGACGAGGCGGGCGAGGACGAGAAGCACGAGGTCAAGTCCGCCTCGTACCACTACGAGGGCGGCATCGTCGACTTCGTGAAGTACCTCAACTCCCGCAAGGGCGACCCGGTGCACCCCACCGTGATCGACCTGGAGGCCGAGGACAAGGACAGGCACCTGTCCCTCGAGGTCGCCATGCAGTGGAACGGCGGCTACACCGAGGGCGTGTACTCCTTCGCCAACATCATCCACACCCATGAGGGCGGTACGCACGAAGAGGGCTTCCGCGCGGCGCTCACCTCGCTCATCAACAAGTACGCGCGCGACAAGAAGCTGCTGCGCGAGAAGGACGACAACCTCACGGGTGACGACATCCGCGAGGGTCTGACCGCGATCATCTCGGTCAAGCTGAGCGAGCCGCAGTTCGAGGGCCAGACGAAGACCAAGCTGGGCAACACCGAGGTCAAGACCTTCGTCCAGAAGGTCGTCTACGAGCACCTCAACGACTGGCTGGACCGCAACCCCAACGAGGCCGCGGACATCGTCCGCAAGGGCATCGCCGCGGCCACCGCGCGGGTGGCGGCCCGCAAGGCCCGCGACCTGACCCGGCGCAAGGGTCTGCTGGAGTCGGCGTCCCTGCCGGGCAAGCTCTCCGACTGCCAGTCCAACGACCCCACCAAGTGCGAGATCTTCATCGTCGAGGGTGACTCCGCCGGCGGTTCGGCCAAGTCCGGCCGCAACCCGCAGTACCAGGCGATCCTCCCGATCCGGGGCAAGATCCTCAACGTCGAGAAGGCGCGCATCGACCGGATCCTGCAGAACCAGGAGATCCAGGCGATGATCTCCGCGTTCGGCACCGGCGTGCACGAGGACTTCGACATCGAGAAGCTCCGCTATCACAAGATCATCCTGATGGCGGACGCCGACGTCGACGGCCAGCACATCAACACCCTGCTGCTGACGTTCCTGTTCCGCTTCATGCGGCCGCTGGTCGAGGCCGGACACGTGTACCTGTCCCGTCCGCCGCTCTACAAGATCAAGTGGGGCAGGGACGACTTCGAGTACGCGTACTCCGACCGCGAGCGCGACGCGCTGATCGAGATGGGCCGCAACGCCGGCAAGCGCATCCGCGAGGACTCCGTCCAGCGCTTCAAGGGTCTCGGTGAGATGAACGCCGAGGAGCTGCGCATCACCACGATGGACCAGGAGCACCGGGTCCTCGGCCAGGTCACCCTGGACGACGCCGCCCAGGCCGACGACCTGTTCTCGGTCCTGATGGGCGAGGACGTCGAGGCCCGCCGCGCGTTCATCCAGCGCAACGCCAAGGACGTCCGCTTCCTCGACATCTGA
- the recF gene encoding DNA replication/repair protein RecF (All proteins in this family for which functions are known are DNA-binding proteins that assist the filamentation of RecA onto DNA for the initiation of recombination or recombinational repair.): MHVTHLSLADFRSYPRVEVPLDPGVTAFVGPNGQGKTNLVEAVGYLATLGSHRVSSDAPLVRMGAERAIIRAQVRQGERQQLIELELNPGRANRARINRSSQVRPRDVLGIVRSVLFAPEDLALVKGDPGERRRFLDELVTARSPRMAGVRSDYDRVLKQRNTLLKSAALARRHGGRTLDLSTLDVWDQHLARAGAELLAQRLDLVAAVQPLADKAYEQLAPGGGPVTLEYKPSAPGEAHTREDLYGQLMAALAEARKQEIERGVTLVGPHRDDLLLKLGQLPAKGYASHGESWSYALALRLASYDLLRAEGNEPVLVLDDVFAELDARRRERLAELVAPGEQVLVTAAVDDDVPHVLAGTRFTVAEGTVERV; this comes from the coding sequence ATGCACGTCACGCATCTGTCGCTGGCCGACTTCCGCTCCTATCCCCGGGTCGAGGTCCCGCTCGACCCGGGGGTGACGGCCTTCGTCGGCCCCAACGGACAGGGCAAGACGAACCTGGTCGAGGCGGTCGGCTATCTCGCCACCCTCGGCAGCCACCGTGTCTCCTCCGACGCGCCCCTGGTCCGCATGGGGGCCGAGCGCGCGATCATCCGGGCCCAGGTCCGCCAGGGCGAGCGGCAGCAGCTGATCGAGCTGGAGCTGAACCCCGGCCGCGCCAACCGCGCCCGCATCAACAGGTCCTCGCAGGTCAGGCCCCGGGACGTACTGGGGATCGTACGCAGCGTGCTGTTCGCTCCCGAGGACCTGGCCCTGGTCAAGGGCGACCCCGGGGAGCGGCGCCGCTTCCTGGACGAGCTGGTCACCGCACGCTCCCCACGCATGGCCGGCGTCCGCTCCGACTACGACCGGGTGCTCAAGCAGCGCAACACCCTGCTGAAGTCGGCCGCGCTGGCCCGCCGGCACGGCGGACGCACCCTGGACCTCTCCACCCTCGACGTCTGGGACCAGCACCTCGCGCGGGCGGGCGCCGAGCTCCTGGCGCAGCGCCTCGACCTGGTGGCCGCGGTCCAGCCGCTGGCCGACAAGGCCTATGAACAGCTCGCGCCCGGCGGCGGACCGGTCACCCTGGAGTACAAGCCGTCCGCGCCCGGCGAGGCCCACACCCGCGAGGACCTGTACGGGCAGCTGATGGCCGCGCTCGCCGAGGCCCGCAAGCAGGAGATCGAGCGGGGCGTCACCCTGGTCGGCCCGCACCGCGACGACCTGCTCCTCAAGCTGGGCCAGCTGCCCGCCAAGGGCTACGCCTCCCACGGCGAGTCCTGGTCCTACGCGCTGGCGCTGCGCCTGGCCTCGTACGACCTGCTGCGCGCCGAGGGCAACGAGCCGGTGCTGGTGCTCGACGACGTCTTCGCCGAGCTGGACGCGCGCCGCCGTGAGCGGCTGGCCGAGCTGGTCGCCCCCGGCGAGCAGGTCCTGGTGACCGCCGCCGTCGACGACGACGTGCCCCATGTGCTGGCCGGAACCCGGTTCACGGTGGCCGAGGGAACGGTGGAACGCGTATGA
- the rpmH gene encoding 50S ribosomal protein L34, producing the protein MSKRTFQPNNRRRAKTHGFRLRMRTRAGRAILASRRSKGRARLSA; encoded by the coding sequence GTGAGCAAGCGCACCTTCCAGCCGAACAACCGTCGTCGCGCCAAGACCCACGGCTTCCGGCTGCGTATGCGCACCCGTGCCGGCCGCGCGATTCTCGCGTCCCGCCGTAGCAAGGGTCGCGCCCGTCTGTCCGCCTGA
- the yidD gene encoding membrane protein insertion efficiency factor YidD: protein MKYPLLALIKLYQWTISPLLGPVCKYYPSCSHYGYTAIDRHGAVKGTALTAWRILRCNPWSLGGVDHVPPRKRPRWHEMLRNAWRARKGGTSAAEPATEGQTSPTSPTSPSSPAAETSSHAQGA from the coding sequence ATGAAGTACCCGCTGCTGGCTCTGATCAAGCTCTACCAGTGGACGATCAGTCCACTGCTGGGGCCGGTGTGCAAGTACTACCCGTCGTGTTCCCACTACGGCTACACGGCCATCGACCGGCACGGTGCCGTCAAGGGCACAGCACTCACGGCCTGGCGCATCCTGCGGTGCAATCCGTGGTCGCTGGGCGGTGTGGACCATGTCCCGCCGCGTAAGCGTCCCCGGTGGCACGAAATGCTGCGCAACGCCTGGCGTGCACGCAAGGGCGGGACCTCCGCCGCCGAACCGGCCACCGAAGGACAGACTTCTCCCACAAGTCCGACGAGTCCTTCGAGCCCGGCCGCAGAGACCTCGTCCCATGCCCAAGGAGCATGA
- a CDS encoding protein jag, which translates to MTEGTTAAAAEGADTLTRLEQEGEIAADYLEGLLDIADLDGDIDMDVEADRASVSIISDAGSRDLEKLVGRDGEVLEALQELTRLAVHRETGDRSRLMLDIAEYRAKKRTELSELGAKAAAEAKSSGKPVNLDPMTPFERKVVHDAVKAAGLRSESEGEEPQRFVVVLPA; encoded by the coding sequence GTGACGGAAGGCACCACCGCCGCCGCTGCCGAGGGCGCAGACACCCTGACCCGCCTGGAGCAGGAGGGCGAGATCGCGGCGGACTATCTGGAGGGTCTGCTCGACATCGCCGACCTCGACGGTGACATCGACATGGACGTCGAGGCCGACCGCGCCTCCGTCTCGATCATCAGCGACGCGGGCAGCCGTGATCTTGAGAAGCTGGTCGGTCGTGACGGTGAGGTGCTGGAGGCGCTCCAGGAGCTCACAAGGCTGGCCGTGCACCGGGAGACCGGGGACCGCAGTCGGCTGATGCTCGACATCGCCGAATACCGCGCCAAGAAGCGGACCGAGCTCTCGGAGCTGGGTGCGAAGGCCGCGGCCGAGGCCAAGAGCAGCGGCAAGCCCGTGAACCTCGACCCGATGACGCCGTTCGAGCGCAAGGTCGTGCACGACGCGGTCAAGGCAGCCGGCCTGCGCAGCGAGTCCGAGGGCGAGGAGCCGCAGCGCTTCGTCGTCGTGCTTCCCGCCTGA
- the rnpA gene encoding ribonuclease P protein component — protein sequence MLPTENRLRRREDFATAVRRGRRAGRQHLVVHLRSGATDPHAPGESAPPTRAGFVVSKAVGGAVVRNKVKRRLRHLMRERVDLLPPGSLVVVRALPGAGDADHAQLAQDLDAALQRLLGGGAR from the coding sequence GTGCTGCCCACCGAGAACCGGCTGAGGCGGCGCGAGGACTTCGCGACCGCGGTACGACGAGGGCGCCGGGCCGGGCGCCAGCATCTCGTCGTACACCTTCGTAGCGGTGCCACGGACCCGCATGCGCCTGGGGAGAGCGCTCCCCCGACGCGTGCGGGTTTCGTCGTGAGCAAGGCCGTGGGAGGCGCGGTGGTGCGCAACAAGGTGAAGCGCAGGCTTCGCCATCTGATGCGCGAGCGAGTCGACCTGCTGCCCCCCGGTAGCCTGGTAGTCGTACGAGCGCTGCCCGGAGCGGGCGACGCCGACCATGCACAGCTGGCCCAAGACCTGGACGCCGCCCTGCAGCGGCTACTGGGAGGGGGCGCGCGATGA
- the dnaN gene encoding DNA polymerase III subunit beta, with protein MKIRVERDVLAEAVAWAARSLPARPPAPVLAGLLLKAEEGQLSLSSFDYEVSARVSVEAEVEEEGTVLVSGRLLADISRALPNRPVEISTDGVRATVVCGSSRFTLHTLPVEEYPALPQMPNATGTVPGEVFASAVQQVAIAAGRDDTLPVLTGVRIEIEGDTVTLASTDRYRFAVREFLWKPENPDASAVALVPAKTLLDTAKALTSGDQVILALSGSGAGEGLIGFEGAGRRTTTRLLEGDLPKYRTLFPTEFNSIAVIETAPFVEAVKRVALVAERNTPVRLSFEQGVLILEAGSSDDAQAVERVDAQLEGDDISIAFNPTFLLDGLSAIDSPVAQLSFTTSTKPALLSGRPAVDAEANEAYKYLIMPVRLSG; from the coding sequence GTGAAGATCCGGGTGGAACGCGACGTACTCGCGGAGGCAGTGGCCTGGGCGGCGCGCAGCCTCCCGGCCCGTCCGCCGGCCCCTGTCCTCGCCGGCCTCCTGCTGAAGGCCGAGGAAGGCCAGCTGAGCCTGTCCAGCTTCGACTACGAGGTCTCCGCGCGGGTCTCGGTGGAGGCGGAGGTCGAGGAGGAGGGCACCGTCCTGGTCTCCGGCCGGCTGCTGGCCGACATCTCCCGCGCCCTCCCCAACCGGCCGGTGGAGATCTCCACGGACGGTGTACGGGCGACGGTGGTGTGCGGCTCCTCGCGGTTCACCCTGCACACCCTGCCCGTGGAGGAGTACCCGGCCCTGCCGCAGATGCCGAACGCGACGGGCACGGTCCCCGGTGAGGTCTTCGCCTCCGCCGTGCAGCAGGTCGCCATCGCGGCCGGCCGTGACGACACGCTGCCCGTGCTCACCGGTGTGCGCATCGAGATCGAGGGCGACACCGTCACGCTGGCCTCCACGGACCGGTACCGCTTCGCGGTCCGCGAGTTCCTGTGGAAGCCGGAGAACCCGGACGCCTCCGCGGTCGCCCTGGTGCCCGCCAAGACGCTCCTGGACACCGCCAAGGCGCTGACCAGCGGCGACCAGGTGATCCTGGCGTTGTCCGGCTCCGGCGCGGGCGAGGGCCTGATCGGCTTCGAGGGCGCCGGCCGCCGCACCACCACGCGGCTGCTGGAGGGCGACCTCCCGAAGTACCGCACGCTGTTCCCGACCGAGTTCAACAGCATCGCCGTGATCGAGACCGCCCCCTTCGTGGAGGCCGTCAAGCGCGTGGCCCTGGTCGCCGAGCGCAACACCCCGGTGCGGCTGAGCTTCGAGCAGGGCGTGCTCATCCTGGAGGCCGGTTCCAGCGACGACGCACAGGCTGTGGAAAGGGTCGACGCCCAGCTGGAGGGCGACGACATCTCGATCGCCTTCAACCCGACGTTCCTGCTGGACGGCCTGAGCGCCATCGACTCCCCGGTGGCCCAGCTGTCCTTCACCACGTCCACCAAGCCGGCGCTGCTCAGCGGCCGTCCCGCGGTGGACGCGGAGGCCAACGAGGCCTACAAGTACCTGATCATGCCGGTCCGCCTCAGCGGCTGA